Proteins encoded by one window of Salmonirosea aquatica:
- a CDS encoding DEAD/DEAH box helicase: MKFEDYSIAFEIKKNLAKMGFNRPTDIQFKAIPSILKGEDVLAIAQTGTGKTAAFAIPVVSQIHERKQYARTEGIRCVVMVPTRELALQITEVFDQIARHTRVKTVCVFGGVDQEPQIARLDKGVDILITTPGRMFDLTSQGHIDLSRVEVLILDEADQMLALGFYKDIEDLIKKLPRKRQTLFFSATIDDKIKKLAYSIVSKPIRIEIAPKDRVSKNITHSVAHIPMDDKRFFLERIIKQNPESKILVFVRTKVRAERVAAALTRMGLENQTIHGDKEQTDRLKVMQNFKRGTFRVMIATDVSARGIDIPEVDFVINYDLPEETEKYVHRVGRTGRGVHKGRAVSFSSPEEQPLLEAIEGFLGYPINVLEIPKEDYEQTIDLTQDNITFDLKGLLKEVEEQEERKKKKGKKKK, translated from the coding sequence ATGAAGTTTGAAGATTATTCCATTGCGTTTGAAATCAAGAAAAACCTGGCCAAAATGGGCTTTAACCGCCCTACGGATATTCAGTTTAAGGCCATCCCATCCATTCTGAAAGGGGAAGACGTGCTGGCGATAGCCCAGACAGGTACCGGCAAGACGGCGGCCTTTGCCATTCCAGTCGTCAGCCAGATCCACGAACGGAAGCAGTACGCCCGCACCGAAGGCATCCGCTGCGTGGTGATGGTACCTACCCGCGAGCTGGCGTTGCAAATCACCGAAGTATTCGACCAGATAGCCCGGCATACACGCGTCAAGACGGTCTGCGTTTTTGGCGGAGTGGATCAGGAGCCGCAGATTGCGCGGCTGGACAAGGGCGTGGATATCCTCATCACCACGCCGGGCCGCATGTTCGACCTCACCAGTCAGGGCCACATCGACCTCAGCCGGGTGGAGGTACTCATTCTCGACGAAGCCGACCAGATGCTGGCGCTGGGTTTTTATAAAGACATCGAGGATTTGATCAAAAAACTCCCCCGCAAACGGCAGACGTTGTTTTTCTCGGCGACCATCGACGACAAAATAAAGAAGCTGGCCTACTCGATTGTCAGCAAACCCATCCGCATCGAGATTGCGCCTAAAGACCGGGTGTCCAAAAACATCACGCACTCGGTGGCGCACATTCCAATGGACGACAAGCGTTTTTTCCTCGAACGGATCATCAAACAAAATCCGGAAAGTAAAATTCTGGTGTTTGTGCGTACCAAGGTCCGGGCCGAGCGGGTGGCCGCCGCCCTGACGCGCATGGGACTCGAAAATCAGACCATCCACGGCGACAAGGAACAAACTGACCGCCTGAAAGTGATGCAAAATTTCAAGAGAGGTACCTTCCGCGTGATGATCGCCACGGACGTCAGCGCGCGTGGCATCGACATTCCTGAGGTAGATTTTGTGATCAATTATGACCTACCCGAAGAAACTGAAAAGTACGTGCACCGGGTGGGGCGTACCGGCCGGGGGGTACATAAGGGCCGAGCGGTTTCGTTCAGCAGCCCCGAGGAGCAACCGCTGCTGGAGGCCATCGAAGGATTTCTGGGGTATCCTATCAATGTGCTGGAAATCCCCAAAGAAGATTACGAGCAAACCATCGACCTGACTCAGGACAATATCACCTTCGATTTGAAAGGACTTTTGAAGGAAGTGGAAGAACAAGAGGAGCGGAAGAAGAAAAAAGGGAAGAAAAAGAAGTAA
- a CDS encoding HD domain-containing protein gives MKNRIRKQLLGYKNSIYAKIIDAFKAENSTNKKYKTMQTENLLKQVNFIKEIDKLKYIQRKTKLFNSNRNENDAEHSWHLAMMTIVLAEHSDKPIDVLKVLKMVLIHDIVEIDAGDTFIYDTAKSHTNTEEELMAAKRIFGLLPAEQAEEFITIWTEFEEGITDEAKFARSMDRFEPLLQNTSNNGGTWAEFDVPYQKVYDKKKAIKNGSATLWNYAENLINESVDKGILKK, from the coding sequence GTGAAAAATAGAATAAGAAAACAGTTATTAGGGTATAAAAATTCAATATATGCAAAAATTATTGACGCATTTAAGGCAGAAAACAGTACTAATAAAAAATATAAAACAATGCAAACTGAAAATTTATTAAAACAAGTAAACTTTATCAAAGAAATTGATAAATTAAAATATATTCAACGTAAAACTAAATTATTCAACAGCAATCGGAACGAAAATGACGCTGAGCATAGTTGGCATTTAGCCATGATGACTATTGTGTTAGCGGAGCATTCGGATAAACCCATTGATGTGCTTAAAGTGTTGAAAATGGTTTTAATCCACGACATCGTAGAAATTGATGCGGGTGATACGTTTATTTACGACACGGCAAAAAGCCATACCAACACTGAGGAAGAATTGATGGCCGCAAAACGAATTTTTGGTCTTTTACCAGCCGAACAAGCCGAAGAATTCATTACCATCTGGACGGAATTCGAAGAAGGAATTACCGATGAAGCAAAATTTGCCAGATCGATGGATCGGTTTGAACCCTTACTCCAAAACACATCGAACAATGGGGGAACCTGGGCAGAATTTGATGTACCCTATCAAAAAGTTTACGATAAGAAAAAGGCCATTAAAAATGGTTCAGCGACCCTTTGGAACTACGCAGAGAATTTGATTAATGAAAGTGTGGACAAAGGCATTTTAAAAAAATAA